Proteins found in one Lycium ferocissimum isolate CSIRO_LF1 chromosome 6, AGI_CSIRO_Lferr_CH_V1, whole genome shotgun sequence genomic segment:
- the LOC132058984 gene encoding O-fucosyltransferase 39-like isoform X1, whose protein sequence is MSGNHIIFVLLLPILFPTIFTTLSHASNTILSDLNAPKFRHSRLAKSALRRQTSNEELSELWTPLAHQGWKPCTESDPASRVPEKSEGYIQVFLDGGLNQQRMGICDAVVVAKILNATLVIPQLEVNPVWQDSSSFEDIFDVDHFINVLKDDVAIVKELPNEFSWSTREYYGTAIRPTRIKTAPVHASAHWYLENVSPVLQSYGIAAIAPFSHRLTFDNMPKYLQHLRCKVNFQALAFVPHIRHLGDALINRLRYPPSEGNMVSNNYLREVTDLKPKQGSGKFAVLHLRFDKDMAAHSACDFGGGKAENLALAKYRQVIWGGRVINSQFTDEELRSQGRCPLTPEEVGLLLAALGFDNSTRLYLASHKVYGGERRISALRSLFPLMEDKKSLASSEERALIKGKASLLAAVDYYVGMHSDIFVSASPGNMHNAMVGHRTYNNMKTIRPNMALLGQLFLNKTLTWPEFQESVVDGHQNRQGQIRFRKPKQSLYTYPAPDCMCQA, encoded by the exons ATGAGTGGAAATCATATAATTTTTGTGTTACTTTTGCCTATTTTGTTTCCTACAATTTTCACTACTCTCAGCCATGCCTCAAACACCATTCTCTCG GATTTGAATGCTCCAAAATTCAGGCACTCACGTCTTGCGAAGAGTGCTTTACGTCGCCAAACT TCCAATGAAGAACTGTCAGAGCTTTGGACACCTTTGGCACACCAAGGATGGAAACCTTGTACTGAATCTGATCCTGCATCAA GAGTACCTGAAAAATCTGAGGGATACATTCAAGTGTTCCTTGATGGAGGACTAAATCAACAGAGAATGGGG ATCTGTGATGCAGTTGTCGTTGCCAAGATTCTGAATGCCACACTTGTGATCCCTCAGTTGGAAGTAAATCCTGTTTGGCAAGATTCGAG CTCCTTCGAGGATATCTTTGATGTGGATCACTTCATCAATGTATTGAAAGACGACGTAGCTATAGTTAAAGAGTTGCCTAATGAATTCTCTTGGAGCACACGAGAATATTATGGCACAGCTATTCGACCTACAAGAATCAAGACCGCTCCGGTTCATGCTTCAGCACATTGGTATTTGGAGAACGTGTCACCTGTCCTGCAGAG TTATGGAATTGCTGCCATAGCGCCATTTTCTCATCGATTGACGTTCGACAACATGCCCAAGTACCTCCAACACCTACGATGTAAAGTCAACTTTCAAGCATTGGCCTTTGTTCCTCACATCAGACATCTCGGGGATGCCCTTATCAATCGCCTGAGGTATCCTCCTAGTGAAGGCAACATGGTTAGCAACAACTACCTTAGAGAGGTTACTGATCTTAAGCCCAAACAAGGATCTGGCAAGTTTGCTGTTCTTCACCTTCGCTTTGACAAG GATATGGCTGCTCATTCAGCCTGTGATTTTGGTGGCGGTAAGGCTGAAAATCTGGCTCTAGCTAAATATAGGCAAGTAATTTGGGGAGGAAGGGTCATCAACTCTCAATTTACTGATGAAGAATTAAGAAGTCAAGGACGGTGCCCATTAACCCCAGAAGAAGTTGGATTGCTACTGGCAGCTTTGGGATTCGACAACAGCACTCGCCTATATCTTGCCTCCCATAAG GTTTATGGCGGGGAACGTCGGATTTCAGCCTTGAGAAGTTTGTTCCCCTTGATGGAAGACAAAAAGAGCCTTGCATCTTCTGAGGAAAGAGCTCTTATCAAAGGAAAGGCTTCCTTATTGGCCGCAGTTGATTATTATGTTGGCATGCACAGTGATATTTTCGTTTCCGCCTCCCCTGGAAATATGCACAATGCAATG GTGGGACATAGaacatacaacaatatgaaGACAATAAGGCCAAACATGGCACTATTAGGCCAGCTTTTCTTGAACAAGACACTAACTTGGCCTGAGTTTCAAGAATCAGTAGTTGATGGGCACCAGAACAGACAAGGCCAAATCAGATTCCGCAAACCCAAGCAATCACTCTATACATATCCTGCTCCTGATTGCATGTGCCAAGCTTGA
- the LOC132058984 gene encoding O-fucosyltransferase 31-like isoform X2, with protein sequence MSGNHIIFVLLLPILFPTIFTTLSHASNTILSDLNAPKFRHSRLAKSALRRQTSNEELSELWTPLAHQGWKPCTESDPASRVPEKSEGYIQVFLDGGLNQQRMGICDAVVVAKILNATLVIPQLEVNPVWQDSSSFEDIFDVDHFINVLKDDVAIVKELPNEFSWSTREYYGTAIRPTRIKTAPVHASAHWYLENVSPVLQSYGIAAIAPFSHRLTFDNMPKYLQHLRCKVNFQALAFVPHIRHLGDALINRLRYPPSEGNMVSNNYLREVTDLKPKQGSGKFAVLHLRFDKDMAAHSACDFGGGKAENLALAKYRQVIWGGRVINSQFTDEELRSQGRCPLTPEEVGLLLAALGFDNSTRLYLASHKVYGGERRISALRSLFPLMEDKKSLASSEERALIKGKASLLAAVDYYVGMHSDIFVSASPGNMHNAMVITQIFSSSKST encoded by the exons ATGAGTGGAAATCATATAATTTTTGTGTTACTTTTGCCTATTTTGTTTCCTACAATTTTCACTACTCTCAGCCATGCCTCAAACACCATTCTCTCG GATTTGAATGCTCCAAAATTCAGGCACTCACGTCTTGCGAAGAGTGCTTTACGTCGCCAAACT TCCAATGAAGAACTGTCAGAGCTTTGGACACCTTTGGCACACCAAGGATGGAAACCTTGTACTGAATCTGATCCTGCATCAA GAGTACCTGAAAAATCTGAGGGATACATTCAAGTGTTCCTTGATGGAGGACTAAATCAACAGAGAATGGGG ATCTGTGATGCAGTTGTCGTTGCCAAGATTCTGAATGCCACACTTGTGATCCCTCAGTTGGAAGTAAATCCTGTTTGGCAAGATTCGAG CTCCTTCGAGGATATCTTTGATGTGGATCACTTCATCAATGTATTGAAAGACGACGTAGCTATAGTTAAAGAGTTGCCTAATGAATTCTCTTGGAGCACACGAGAATATTATGGCACAGCTATTCGACCTACAAGAATCAAGACCGCTCCGGTTCATGCTTCAGCACATTGGTATTTGGAGAACGTGTCACCTGTCCTGCAGAG TTATGGAATTGCTGCCATAGCGCCATTTTCTCATCGATTGACGTTCGACAACATGCCCAAGTACCTCCAACACCTACGATGTAAAGTCAACTTTCAAGCATTGGCCTTTGTTCCTCACATCAGACATCTCGGGGATGCCCTTATCAATCGCCTGAGGTATCCTCCTAGTGAAGGCAACATGGTTAGCAACAACTACCTTAGAGAGGTTACTGATCTTAAGCCCAAACAAGGATCTGGCAAGTTTGCTGTTCTTCACCTTCGCTTTGACAAG GATATGGCTGCTCATTCAGCCTGTGATTTTGGTGGCGGTAAGGCTGAAAATCTGGCTCTAGCTAAATATAGGCAAGTAATTTGGGGAGGAAGGGTCATCAACTCTCAATTTACTGATGAAGAATTAAGAAGTCAAGGACGGTGCCCATTAACCCCAGAAGAAGTTGGATTGCTACTGGCAGCTTTGGGATTCGACAACAGCACTCGCCTATATCTTGCCTCCCATAAG GTTTATGGCGGGGAACGTCGGATTTCAGCCTTGAGAAGTTTGTTCCCCTTGATGGAAGACAAAAAGAGCCTTGCATCTTCTGAGGAAAGAGCTCTTATCAAAGGAAAGGCTTCCTTATTGGCCGCAGTTGATTATTATGTTGGCATGCACAGTGATATTTTCGTTTCCGCCTCCCCTGGAAATATGCACAATGCAATGGTAATCACTCAAATCTTTTCATCTTCTA AATCTACTTAA